Proteins co-encoded in one Patescibacteria group bacterium genomic window:
- the yvcK gene encoding uridine diphosphate-N-acetylglucosamine-binding protein YvcK has protein sequence MKNINVTTIGGGSGQYVLLSSLRDIKNINISSVVSMVDSGGSTGRLRDELGILPPGDILKCLLALSPDREYARKLLQKRFKASKRLNGHNAGNMLLTFLSQFTGNLPEGVEALGEILGIRGSVLPVTTDRASLVAELSNGERIFGEAAIDVPRGDQREKIVQTYLVPHHSNEIKVHPPVISAIENSDFVIIGPGDIYTSIVPNFLVPGVKDALKKSKAKIIYIMNIMTKFGESDSFEAIDFIELVNKTIGRNADIVLQNDRMPNKQILDSYKKQKAFFVDAVDGMSSNKIAYSKKDLLDESDEIIRHDKKKLTNFLNKILKK, from the coding sequence ATGAAAAATATAAATGTTACAACCATCGGAGGAGGCTCAGGACAATATGTATTGCTTTCTTCTTTGCGTGATATAAAAAATATAAACATATCTTCAGTTGTTTCCATGGTTGATAGTGGAGGAAGTACTGGGCGACTTCGTGATGAATTAGGGATTCTTCCACCTGGGGATATACTGAAGTGTTTATTGGCTCTTTCTCCAGACAGGGAGTATGCTAGAAAATTATTACAAAAAAGATTCAAAGCAAGCAAGAGACTAAATGGGCACAATGCTGGTAATATGCTTTTAACTTTTTTATCTCAGTTTACTGGCAATTTACCAGAAGGAGTAGAAGCACTTGGAGAAATATTAGGAATTAGAGGATCTGTTTTGCCAGTTACAACAGACAGGGCAAGTCTTGTAGCAGAGCTTAGTAATGGAGAGCGGATATTCGGAGAAGCTGCTATTGATGTTCCTCGTGGAGACCAAAGAGAGAAAATAGTTCAAACATATTTAGTCCCACATCATTCAAATGAAATTAAAGTTCATCCCCCTGTAATATCTGCAATAGAGAATTCAGATTTTGTTATTATTGGCCCTGGTGATATATATACGAGCATAGTTCCAAACTTTTTAGTTCCTGGTGTTAAAGATGCTCTTAAAAAAAGCAAAGCAAAAATTATATATATTATGAATATAATGACAAAATTTGGAGAATCAGACTCTTTTGAGGCTATAGATTTCATAGAATTAGTAAATAAAACGATAGGAAGAAACGCTGATATAGTTTTGCAAAATGACAGAATGCCAAATAAACAAATTCTTGATTCATATAAAAAACAAAAAGCATTCTTCGTTGATGCTGTTGATGGAATGTCATCAAATAAAATAGCGTACAGTAAAAAAGACTTGTTAGATGAATCAGATGAAATAATTAGACATGACAAGAAAAAATTAACAAATTTTTTGAATAAAATACTAAAAAAATAA
- a CDS encoding nucleotidyltransferase family protein, whose amino-acid sequence MKAVILAAGRGSRLRPLTDNIPKPLLKINGISLIEYSISLVSPHVDEIILVVGYLADQIKSYLGESYKGIRISYVTQEEQLGTGHALYLCKDLLPDDFLVLMSDDLYDREDIKALLPHKFSLLTQEAKLNFSGGRVETDNDEKLIGIVEGDHKKGDLVNVAAYKMSAEIFDYPLVKIPGREEYGLPQTLVSLVNDFDIKIHRARFWMPINDLEGLEAARKYKNKL is encoded by the coding sequence ATGAAAGCAGTAATATTAGCAGCTGGCAGAGGTTCTCGCTTGAGGCCCTTGACAGACAATATCCCAAAACCATTGTTAAAAATAAATGGTATAAGTTTAATTGAATATAGTATTTCCTTGGTATCTCCCCATGTTGACGAAATAATTTTAGTGGTAGGATATTTAGCAGACCAGATAAAAAGTTATTTAGGAGAAAGTTACAAGGGGATTAGGATATCCTATGTCACACAAGAAGAACAACTAGGAACAGGACATGCTCTATATTTGTGCAAGGATTTGTTGCCTGATGATTTTTTGGTTTTGATGAGCGACGATCTTTATGATAGGGAAGATATTAAAGCACTTTTGCCACATAAATTTTCCCTGTTAACCCAGGAGGCTAAATTAAATTTTTCTGGAGGGAGAGTTGAAACAGATAATGATGAAAAACTGATTGGAATTGTTGAGGGAGATCACAAAAAAGGCGATTTAGTGAATGTTGCGGCATATAAAATGAGCGCTGAAATTTTTGATTACCCTCTAGTTAAAATACCAGGCAGAGAAGAATATGGACTACCCCAAACCCTAGTTAGTTTAGTGAACGATTTTGATATAAAAATACACAGAGCAAGATTTTGGATGCCGATAAATGATTTGGAAGGCTTAGAAGCAGCTCGTAAATATAAAAATAAATTATAA
- a CDS encoding hydroxyacid dehydrogenase: MKIAFFEIKGWEKKYLNKQLKGHNVTYYEEVLNENNVSKVKNFDIVSVFIYSKVDKKVISGLPKLKLITTRSTGFDHIDLKEAKKRKIPVCNVPSYGENTVAEHTFALILSLSRNIHKSYLRSTQKDFSIDGLKGFDLKGKTLGIVGAGKIGMHVIRMARAFSMRVIVFDVNQDTFLADVLGFEYGTFDEVLQQSDIISLHAPYNKHTHHMINMDNIKIIKKGAILINTSRGGLVDIDALITALDKKILAGAGLDVIEGEELIKEEKQLLYDKAKIESLGYLIKDHILLNKDNVVFTPHIAFYSQEALERILETTAENIDSYLDEKIKNLV; the protein is encoded by the coding sequence ATGAAAATAGCATTTTTTGAGATTAAGGGCTGGGAAAAGAAATATCTAAACAAACAATTAAAAGGGCATAATGTTACATATTACGAAGAAGTACTAAACGAAAATAATGTTTCAAAAGTAAAGAATTTTGACATTGTTTCCGTGTTTATATATTCAAAAGTTGATAAAAAAGTTATTTCCGGCCTTCCTAAATTAAAATTAATTACCACAAGGTCAACTGGCTTTGACCACATTGATTTAAAAGAGGCAAAAAAAAGGAAGATTCCAGTGTGTAATGTTCCCTCTTATGGAGAAAATACAGTCGCTGAACACACCTTTGCTCTTATTTTGTCTTTGTCTAGAAATATTCATAAGTCCTATCTCCGTTCAACTCAGAAAGATTTTTCTATTGATGGACTAAAAGGCTTTGATTTGAAAGGGAAAACTTTGGGTATAGTTGGTGCTGGTAAAATAGGAATGCATGTAATAAGAATGGCTCGAGCTTTTAGCATGAGAGTAATTGTCTTTGATGTAAATCAAGATACTTTTTTGGCTGATGTCCTAGGGTTTGAATATGGAACCTTTGATGAAGTGTTACAACAATCTGATATTATTTCTTTGCATGCCCCTTACAACAAACACACTCACCATATGATTAATATGGACAATATTAAAATTATTAAGAAAGGAGCAATTTTGATTAATACTTCTCGAGGAGGATTGGTTGATATTGATGCTCTGATTACAGCTCTTGATAAAAAGATTTTAGCTGGTGCTGGGCTTGATGTTATTGAGGGAGAAGAATTAATAAAAGAAGAAAAGCAGTTGCTATATGATAAGGCAAAAATAGAATCTCTTGGTTATCTAATAAAAGATCATATTCTTTTGAATAAAGATAATGTTGTTTTTACTCCTCATATCGCTTTTTACAGTCAAGAAGCTTTGGAGAGAATATTGGAAACAACTGCAGAGAATATAGATTCTTATTTAGATGAAAAAATAAAAAATTTAGTATAA
- a CDS encoding haloacid dehalogenase-like hydrolase, producing the protein MATVIFDLDYTLLDSDKLRGKLAEILGLSYDEYEKSYQKNFTDKNITYSFDEHLEILSENLEFRNKTKAIKEKFNRELENIDDLMYDGAIEYVENEKNNGNEVVLLTFANRKWQKEKIKRLNKINKVFGEENIKVDDKDKSESKELKELATRDEILIINDKIGEAIKMVDAIYAERKKNGLKEIKIEVAIIEGKYSENEIEIEEAKARGFKFYDCIKNVPEFMKAERNKEIENSFLKGESLGISKK; encoded by the coding sequence ATGGCAACAGTAATATTTGATCTAGACTATACTCTCTTGGATTCCGATAAATTAAGGGGAAAATTAGCTGAAATTCTCGGTTTATCATATGATGAATATGAAAAGAGCTATCAAAAAAATTTTACCGATAAAAATATTACTTATTCTTTTGACGAACATCTCGAGATATTATCTGAAAATCTTGAATTCAGAAATAAAACCAAGGCAATAAAAGAAAAGTTCAATAGAGAATTAGAGAACATTGATGACCTTATGTATGATGGGGCAATTGAATACGTGGAAAATGAAAAAAATAATGGGAATGAAGTAGTGCTACTGACTTTTGCTAATAGAAAATGGCAGAAAGAAAAGATAAAAAGATTAAATAAAATAAACAAAGTTTTTGGTGAAGAAAATATAAAAGTTGATGACAAAGATAAATCAGAATCTAAAGAACTAAAAGAACTTGCCACAAGAGATGAAATATTAATAATAAATGATAAAATCGGGGAGGCAATAAAAATGGTTGACGCAATTTATGCCGAGAGGAAAAAAAACGGACTGAAAGAAATAAAAATAGAGGTAGCAATAATTGAAGGGAAATACTCAGAAAATGAAATAGAGATAGAAGAAGCTAAAGCTCGAGGTTTCAAATTCTATGACTGTATCAAAAACGTTCCAGAGTTCATGAAGGCTGAACGAAACAAGGAAATAGAAAATTCTTTTCTCAAGGGAGAATCACTAGGTATTAGTAAGAAATAA